Below is a window of Myxococcaceae bacterium JPH2 DNA.
GCCGGGGGTTGGTTGAAGTAGTAGCGACCCACGAAGTCCGCGGCGTAGAGGCGCTCACGCGTGCCCTGGTCGAGCCATAGGCCCGAGCGCGCAATGCCATCCACCAGCACCTGGACCGCCTCCGGGTGCCGGTCGATGACGTCCTGCCGGACCACCAGCACGCACGAGATGTAGTCCGGCCAGTACTCGCGCGCGTGGAAGAGGACGCGCCCGTATCCTCCCAGCTCCGCTTGAGAGGGATAGGGTTCGCCCATCACGTAGCCATCGATGGCGCCCACCTCCAGCGCGGCGCCCACGTCGGGCGGCGCCATCTCCACGGCCTTCACCTCGCGCGAGGGTACTCCCGCGCGCTCCAGGGCCTGGAGCAGCATGAGGCGTTCGTCGGAGAAGCGGCTGGGCACGGCGACGGTGCGGCCCCGGAGGTCCGCCACGGTCTTCACCGGCCCTTGCTTGCGCACCACGGCGGCGCTGCCGTAGCGATGGCCCAGATAGACAATCTTGATGGGAACGCCTTGCGCGCGAAGGGCGATGGCCATGGGCGCCACCAGGAAGCCCGCTTGGATGCGATTGGCAATCAATGCCTCTTTTATCTCCGGGAACCCCTGGAACATCTTCAAGAGATAGGAAGTCTTCTCCATGGACCGCCGGGAGATGTAATCCGCCACGGGGCACGCGAGGTGACACGTGACGGGGACGTAGGCGACGGTCAGCTTGCGCTCGTTCTCGGGCAGGCGCGCGTTGAGCACGGCGGCCCAGTCCACGTTGAGCCACAGGTGCAGGCCCGTGAGGCTTCCCATCCACAGCAGGGCCGCGAGAACCACGCGCTGGCGAAGGTCCATGGTCATCCTCCCTGGTCCGGAAAGCCCCAGCGGACGGGGTGAAGTCTTTCCAGTCGGCGCACACCCGCGTCGATGGCCCAACCCACGCAGCCTATGAGCAGCATTCCCGCCACCACGAGGTCGTAGCGCTTGCCGGCGTTGCGCGCGTCGATGATGAGGTAGCCGAGGCCCGAGTCGACCGCGAGCATCTCCGCGGCCACCACCACCAGCCAGGCGATGCCCAGCGTGATTCTCAGCGCGACCAGCAAGTCCGGAATCGACGCGGGTAGGAGCACGCGCAGCCACAGCGCGCCCGGGCCCAGTCCGAAGTTGCGGCCCGCGCGCAGGTGGACTTCGGGAATGGCCTGCACCGCGCTCGTGGCCGCCGTGGTGATGGGAAAGATCGCGGCGAGGAAGATGAGGAACACCGTGGCCGGCTCTCCCACGCCCCACAGCACGATGGCCAACGGACTCCAGGCCAGCGGACTGATGGGCCGCAGCCATTGGACGACGGGGTCGATAGCGAGCGCCGCCTCGCGCTGCAACCCCATCCAACTCCCCAAGGGTACGCCGAGCATCACCGCGAGGCCCGTCCCCAGGGCCACGCGCCGCAGCGAATCCAGCAGGTACGTCCCCAGGACTCCGCGGCGCAGCAGCTCGCCCAGGCCCCGCGCCACCGCCGCCGGCGAGGGGAAGATCTTGGTGCCGGTGTGGACCACCGCGAGGTGCCAGAGGGTCACCAGCACCGCGCTGGCGAGGAGCGGCAGGCCCACATGCTCCAGGCGGCGGCGCATCATGCGCTCTCCTGGCGTGGCGGCACGAGACCGCGGATGCCATGGGCCAATCCCAGCTCCGCCATGAGCGTGTCGCGCAAGGCCAGGTAGCGCGGCGCGCTGAGGTCTCGCGGGCGAGGCAGGTCGATGTCCACCACGCGCCGGATGCGGCCGGGGCGCGCCGACATCACCGCGACGCGGTCCGCGAGCTGCACGGACTCGTCGATGTCGTGGGTGACGAAGAGGACCGTCTTGCGTGCCTCGGACCAGATGCGCAGCAGCTCCGAGCGCATCTCCAGGCGGGTGATGGAGTCGAGTGCCCCGAAGGGCTCGTCCATGTAGAGCACGTCTGGATCCACCGCCAGGGCGCGGGCCACCTCCACGCGTTGCTTCATCCCTCCGGAGAGTTCGTGCGGATAGGCGCGCTCAAAGCCTGTCAGGCCCACGCGGGCCACGGCGCGCGCCACGCGCTCGCGGCGCTCCGAGGCGGGACGATGCGCGAGGCCGAACCCGATGTTTCCTTCCACGGTCAGCCAGGGAAAGGTGCCTCGCTCCTGGAAGACGAAGATGCGCCGGGGATCCGGTCCGGTGACGGGCTGCCCGTCCACGAGCACCTCACCCTCGGCGGGCGCGAGGAACCCGCCCACGATGTTGAGCAGTGTCGACTTGCCGCAGCCCGAGGGGCCCAACAGGCACACGAACTCGCCGGACTCCACCTCCAGGTTCACGTCCTCGAGGACGGACCGCTCGCCTTGTTCAGTGGGAAAGCGCGCGTGGAGTCCGCGCAGGCGCAGCTTGGGCATCGGGCCAGTCATCGCGTGCTCCCGTCCATCGCGCGCTGAAGCCAGCGCATGAGTGCATCCAGTCCCACGCCGATGCCCCCGATGAGCACCATGGTCGCCATCACCAGGTCGTAGCGATTGCCCGCGTTGCGTGCGTCGAGGATGAGAAAGCCGAGACCCGAGTTGACCCCGAGCATCTCGGCCGCCACCACCACGAGCCAGGCCACGCCCAGCGTGAGGCGCATCCCCACGAAGATGCGTGGGATTGCGGCCGGCAGC
It encodes the following:
- a CDS encoding ABC transporter substrate-binding protein produces the protein MDLRQRVVLAALLWMGSLTGLHLWLNVDWAAVLNARLPENERKLTVAYVPVTCHLACPVADYISRRSMEKTSYLLKMFQGFPEIKEALIANRIQAGFLVAPMAIALRAQGVPIKIVYLGHRYGSAAVVRKQGPVKTVADLRGRTVAVPSRFSDERLMLLQALERAGVPSREVKAVEMAPPDVGAALEVGAIDGYVMGEPYPSQAELGGYGRVLFHAREYWPDYISCVLVVRQDVIDRHPEAVQVLVDGIARSGLWLDQGTRERLYAADFVGRYYFNQPPALLRWALTQPLGRVMYTPLTPRRADFELVQRLMHRDGLIPQELPFEEIVDTRFAEATHDATAWTFEPWDDALE
- a CDS encoding ABC transporter permease, whose protein sequence is MMRRRLEHVGLPLLASAVLVTLWHLAVVHTGTKIFPSPAAVARGLGELLRRGVLGTYLLDSLRRVALGTGLAVMLGVPLGSWMGLQREAALAIDPVVQWLRPISPLAWSPLAIVLWGVGEPATVFLIFLAAIFPITTAATSAVQAIPEVHLRAGRNFGLGPGALWLRVLLPASIPDLLVALRITLGIAWLVVVAAEMLAVDSGLGYLIIDARNAGKRYDLVVAGMLLIGCVGWAIDAGVRRLERLHPVRWGFPDQGG
- a CDS encoding ABC transporter ATP-binding protein → MPKLRLRGLHARFPTEQGERSVLEDVNLEVESGEFVCLLGPSGCGKSTLLNIVGGFLAPAEGEVLVDGQPVTGPDPRRIFVFQERGTFPWLTVEGNIGFGLAHRPASERRERVARAVARVGLTGFERAYPHELSGGMKQRVEVARALAVDPDVLYMDEPFGALDSITRLEMRSELLRIWSEARKTVLFVTHDIDESVQLADRVAVMSARPGRIRRVVDIDLPRPRDLSAPRYLALRDTLMAELGLAHGIRGLVPPRQESA